Proteins encoded within one genomic window of Nordella sp. HKS 07:
- a CDS encoding glycosyltransferase family protein, which yields MKVLIYVQHLLGIGHLARVSRISAALARAGDDVTLLSGGAPVSGFPPSGVRLVQLPPIRARDMSFSALIDDDGNEIDDAFKAARRDRLIAEFDAIRPDALVIEAFPFGRRQMRFELLPLLRHARAAKRPPLIASSVRDILQENRKAGRAEETLGVLRDYFDLVLVHGDPAFARLDETFPEAGEIAERIAYTGLVAGEAAISADRFDVVVSAGGGVVGRKLIETAIAVAPQFLGRWPSWCIITGPNFPAAEKQELTARLPRGVALETFRSDFPGLLARASLSISQAGYNTVCDILRAQCPAILIPFAAGGETEQTDRARRLEALELAAMLREDMLTPESLSRTIATMPQRSAVVLNLDGAAETARILRRHVAEP from the coding sequence ATGAAGGTGCTCATCTATGTGCAGCATCTGCTCGGCATCGGGCATCTGGCCCGGGTAAGCCGTATATCGGCGGCCCTCGCCAGGGCCGGAGACGATGTGACGCTGCTCAGCGGCGGGGCGCCTGTCTCGGGCTTTCCGCCATCCGGGGTCAGGCTTGTCCAGCTGCCGCCTATCCGGGCGCGCGACATGTCTTTCTCCGCGCTCATCGACGACGACGGCAACGAAATCGATGACGCCTTCAAGGCAGCGAGGCGCGACCGCCTGATCGCGGAATTCGATGCGATCCGGCCCGATGCACTGGTCATCGAGGCCTTTCCCTTCGGCCGGCGCCAGATGCGCTTCGAATTGCTGCCGCTGCTTCGCCATGCGCGCGCGGCAAAGCGGCCGCCACTCATCGCCAGCTCGGTGCGCGACATATTGCAGGAGAATCGCAAAGCCGGCCGCGCCGAGGAAACGCTCGGCGTGTTGCGTGACTACTTCGATCTCGTTCTCGTCCATGGCGATCCGGCCTTCGCGCGCCTCGATGAAACTTTCCCCGAGGCTGGCGAGATTGCCGAGCGCATAGCCTATACCGGGCTCGTCGCCGGCGAGGCGGCGATATCGGCCGACCGGTTCGATGTCGTGGTCTCGGCTGGAGGCGGCGTGGTTGGCCGCAAGCTCATCGAGACGGCCATCGCGGTGGCGCCTCAGTTTCTCGGGCGATGGCCCAGTTGGTGCATCATCACCGGGCCCAACTTCCCCGCGGCGGAGAAACAGGAGCTTACGGCACGCCTCCCGCGCGGCGTCGCGCTCGAAACCTTCCGCAGCGACTTTCCGGGCCTGCTGGCGCGTGCCAGCCTGTCGATCTCGCAGGCCGGCTACAACACGGTCTGCGATATTCTCCGGGCGCAGTGTCCGGCTATCCTCATTCCTTTCGCGGCGGGCGGCGAGACCGAGCAGACCGACCGGGCCAGGCGCCTCGAGGCGCTGGAACTCGCGGCGATGCTGCGTGAAGACATGCTCACGCCCGAAAGCCTGAGCCGGACGATCGCGACGATGCCGCAGCGAAGTGCCGTGGTGCTCAATCTCGACGGCGCCGCCGAAACCGCGCGCATCCTGCGCCGGCATGTGGCCGAACCTTGA
- a CDS encoding glycosyltransferase family 4 protein has product MTKIVIVLKGYPRLSETFIAQELLGLERAGHELYLVSMRHPTDKKRHPVHDEIKAPVRYLPEYLHDEPWRVIRSWWKARRFAHYKRLRQTFLADLKRDFTRNRWRRFGQALVLAAEFPRDVDWLHAHFIHTPGSVTAYASLILDIGWSCSAHAKDIWTSPDWDLSAKLGQARWVVTCTKAGFDRLQSLSPDPSRVHLSYHGLDLSRFAHFDGARPARDGTDAKDPVLLLSVGRAVEKKGYDILIDALALLPKDLAWRFVHIGGGEKLSELKAKAEALGLAARMEWLGSRAQEDVLAQYRQSDLFVLPCRIARDGDRDGLPNVLVEASSQGLACISTTVSGVPELLSDGVDGLLVPPEDPRALSAALTRAIGDPQLRRRLGAAAETRVRGHFDHTNSIGELTQLFRAARGHA; this is encoded by the coding sequence ATGACGAAGATCGTCATCGTCCTCAAGGGCTATCCGCGCCTGTCGGAGACCTTCATCGCGCAGGAGCTGCTCGGACTGGAGCGCGCCGGCCATGAGCTTTATCTCGTCTCGATGCGCCATCCCACCGACAAGAAGCGCCATCCGGTCCATGACGAGATCAAGGCGCCGGTGCGCTACCTGCCGGAATATCTCCACGACGAGCCTTGGCGCGTCATCCGCTCCTGGTGGAAGGCCCGCCGGTTTGCGCATTACAAACGCTTGCGCCAGACCTTCCTGGCCGATCTCAAGCGCGACTTCACGCGCAACCGCTGGCGACGCTTCGGCCAGGCGCTGGTGCTCGCCGCCGAATTTCCCCGGGACGTCGACTGGCTCCATGCGCATTTCATCCACACGCCGGGCTCGGTCACAGCCTATGCAAGCCTCATCCTCGATATCGGCTGGAGCTGCTCGGCGCATGCCAAGGACATCTGGACGTCGCCCGACTGGGATCTCAGCGCCAAGCTCGGCCAGGCGCGCTGGGTGGTGACCTGCACGAAAGCCGGCTTCGACAGACTGCAAAGCCTGAGCCCCGATCCGTCGCGCGTCCATCTGAGTTATCACGGCCTCGATCTTTCCCGTTTCGCTCACTTCGACGGAGCGCGTCCGGCGCGCGACGGCACGGATGCGAAGGATCCGGTGCTTCTCCTCAGCGTCGGCCGCGCGGTCGAAAAGAAGGGCTATGACATTCTCATCGACGCCCTGGCGCTGCTGCCGAAGGATCTCGCCTGGCGTTTCGTCCATATCGGCGGCGGCGAAAAATTGAGCGAGCTCAAGGCCAAGGCCGAGGCGCTTGGCCTTGCGGCGCGCATGGAATGGCTCGGTTCGCGCGCCCAGGAAGATGTGCTGGCGCAGTACCGGCAAAGCGATCTCTTCGTGCTGCCCTGCCGCATCGCCCGCGACGGCGACCGCGACGGCCTGCCCAATGTGCTGGTCGAGGCGTCGAGCCAAGGGCTTGCCTGCATATCAACGACGGTCTCAGGCGTACCCGAGCTTCTGAGCGACGGTGTCGACGGGCTCCTCGTCCCGCCTGAAGACCCGCGGGCGCTCAGCGCCGCCCTGACGCGGGCCATCGGCGATCCGCAGCTGCGCCGGCGGCTCGGCGCGGCCGCCGAGACGCGGGTGCGCGGGCATTTCGATCATACCAACAGCATTGGCGAACTCACCCAGCTCTTTCGTGCGGCGCGGGGCCACGCATGA